The Ranitomeya variabilis isolate aRanVar5 chromosome 7, aRanVar5.hap1, whole genome shotgun sequence genome includes a window with the following:
- the LOC143785111 gene encoding uncharacterized protein LOC143785111 produces MAHSSSKCLTDQEIEAIMFQSDDESELSLSDEEYLPPDNQTSSSSDSSDDEEVNLVDPQEVISRTSKTNVFWDSNPTLVGRTPTHNIVRQAQGAVRSPSYFTPKDVFCTYFSDNIAEEVLLCSNLEGRRIASAKNKSWKNISKEELYAYIGLLLLAGSQKSYDVPIRELFLDPLSDPHYKATMSVGRYEEIRRIIRFDDKRTRAARFETDKLAPISYIWNIFIKNCTKLYNPSTNVTVDEQLVPFRGRCKFIQYMPSKPAKYGIKIFWMCDSANYYGINGVIYCGKEVGAPVQKDLGSEIVKTLAVPIFNSGRNITMDNYFTSVELGNFLLAKAITLAGTIKQNRREIPEALKHNRQRALYESVFGFNNKATLVSYKAKKEKSVILLKGQPGVRYHDKVRDKSSIVSHHSQKRSSLFLGDRLRPILDCLHFIHLWLYFVPSDDVAQVFCLFFPHGILTWVYVKPCLPPCIQYHLDLLQITSSIWSEDHNVIQKLCSLSSFNTRTMGLDRPLFDSSMTPRLNVLHASFYMAWLQASGIR; encoded by the exons atggcacactcttcctccaagtgtctgactgaccaagagattgaagcgattatgtttcaaagcgatgatgaaagtgaactatctttgtctgatgaagaatatctgccaccagataatcaaacatcctcatccagtgattcttctgatgatgaagaagtgaatctagtggatcctcaagaagtgataagcagaacatccaaaacaaatgttttttgggacagtaatcctacattagtcggacgtactccaacacacaatattgtgagacaggctcaaggagctgtgagaagtcccagttactttacccctaaagatgtattctgtacttatttttctgacaatattgcagaagaggtcctattatgttcaaatctagaaggaagacgtatcgcttctgcaaaaaataagtcctggaaaaatatctcaaaagaggaactttatgcatatattggacttttactgctggcagggagtcaaaaatcgtatgatgtcccaatacgagaattatttctggacccactttctgatccacactataaggcgacaatgtcagtgggcagatatgaggaaattagaagaatcattcgctttgatgataagcgaactcgtgcagcgaggtttgaaacagacaaattagcccctatcagttatatctggaacatatttatcaaaaattgcacaaaactttacaatcctagtactaatgttactgtagatgagcaacttgtaccgttcagaggacgctgcaagttcatacaatacatgcccagcaagccagccaagtacggaataaaaatcttctggatgtgtgattctgcaaattattatggcataaatggcgtaatctactgtggcaaagaggttggtgcaccagtacagaaggatctggggtctgaaatagtcaaaactcttgctgttccaatattcaattcaggtagaaacattaccatggacaattatttcaccagtgttgaactaggcaattttctgcttgcaaaagctattacacttgctggtactataaagcaaaacagacgagaaattccagaagcactgaaacacaatcgtcagcgagcactttatgagagtgtctttggattcaataacaaagcgactttggtatcttacaaggcgaagaaggagaaatcagtgattttactca AAGGTCAGCCAGGGGTGCGTTATCATGACAAAGTTCGAGATAAATCGTCGATAGTATCCCACCATTCCCAGAAACGCTCGAGCCTGTTTCTTGGAGATCGGTTACGGCcaattttggattgcctccactttattCACTTGTGGCTTTATTTTGTCCCTTCCGATGATGTAGCACAAGTGttttgcctcttctttccccatGGCATTCTTACTTGGGTTTATGTTAAACCCTGCCTTCCTCCGTGCATACAGTACCACCTGGACCTTCTGCAAATTACTTCCTCAATCTGGtctgaagatcacaatgtcatccag AAACTCTGCTCTCTATCCAGCTTCAACacaaggacaatggggctggaccGGCCGTTATTTGACTCCTCCATGACACCCAGGCTCAACGTTCTTCACGCCTCCTTCTACATGGCCTGGCTGCAGGCATCGGGCATTCGATAG